A single genomic interval of Pseudorca crassidens isolate mPseCra1 chromosome 19, mPseCra1.hap1, whole genome shotgun sequence harbors:
- the SLC25A39 gene encoding mitochondrial glutathione transporter SLC25A39 isoform X4 produces MPASRTFDRLPRERHFEGEGAERLSFPSRLGAWPSGLGRTGAGEGREPLPAVPESGRTLRRPQNRSYKMAGQDPGGISPLQQMVASGAGAAATSLFMTPLDVVKVRLQSQRPSVASELMSSSRLWSLSYAKWKCLLYCSGVLEPLYLCPNGARCAIWFQDPSRFTGTVDAFVKIVRHEGTRTLWSGLPATLVMTVPATAVYFTAYDQLKAFLCGRALTSDLYAPMVAGALARLGTVTVISPLELVRTKLQAQHLSYRELGTCVRAAVAQGGWRSLWLGWGPTALRDVPFSALYWFNYELVKSWLRGLRPKDQTSVGISFVAGGISGTVAAILTLPFDVVKTQRQVALGAVEAVRVTPPHADSTWLLLRRIRAESGTRGLFAGFLPRIIKAAPSCAIMISTYEFGKSFFQRLNQEQFLGP; encoded by the exons ATGCCTGCTTCCCGCACTTTCGACCGGCTCCCCCGAGAAAGACATTTTGAGGGAGAGGGAGCAGAGAGATTATCCTTCCCATCCAGGCTTGGGGCTTGGCCCTCCGGCCTCGGGAGGACGGGCGCGGGGGAGGGCCGGGAACCCTTGCCTGCAGTCCCAGAGAGTGGACGGACCCTTCGCCGCCCTCAG AACCGGAGCTACAAAATGGCTGGCCAGGACCCTGGGGGCATCAGTCCCCTCCAGCAGATGGTGGCATCCGGCGCTGGGGCCGCGGCCACCTCTCTCTTCA tgACCCCCCTGGACGTGGTGAAGGTACGCTTGCAGTCTCAGCGCCCCTCGGTGGCCAGTG AGCTGATGTCTTCCTCCAGACTCTGGAGCCTCTCCTACGCCAAAT GGAAATGCCTCCTGTACTGCAGTGGTGTCCTAGAGCCTCTGTACCTGTGCCCAAATGGTGCCCGCTGTGCCATCTGGTTTCAGGACCCCAGTCGCTTCACTGGCACCGTG GATGCCTTTGTGAAGATTGTGAGACATGAGGGCACGAGGACCCTGTGGAGCGGCCTCCCAGCCACCCT GGTGATGACTGTGCCGGCCACTGCCGTCTACTTCACCGCCTACGACCAACTCAAGGCCTTCCTGTGTGGTCGAGCCCTGACCTCTGATCTCTACGCACCCATGGTGGCTGGCGCACTGGCCCGCT TGGGCACTGTGACTGTGATCAGTCCCCTGGAGCTGGTGCGGACAAAGCTGCAGGCTCAGCATCTGTCATACCGGGAGCTGGGCACCTGCGTCCGAGCAGCTGTGGCTCAAGGCGGCTGGCGCTCACTGTGGCTGGGCTGGGGTCCTACTGCCCTTCGGGATGTGCCCTTCTCAG CTCTGTACTGGTTCAACTATGAGTTGGTGAAGAGCTGGCTGCGTGGCCTCAGGCCGAAGGACCAGACCTCTGTGGGCATCAGCTTTGTGGCTGGCGGCATCTCAGGGACG gtGGCGGCCATCCTGACTCTACCCTTCGATGTGGTGAAGACTCAGCGCCAGGTCGCGCTAGGAGCGGTGGAGGCTGTGAGAG TAACACCCCCGCACGCGGACTCCACTTGGCTACTGCTGCGGAGAATCCGGGCCGAGTCGGGCACCAGGGGCCTCTTTGCAG GCTTCCTCCCGAGGATCATCAAGGCCGCCCCGTCGTGTGCCATCATGATCAGCACTTACGAGTTCGGTAAAAGCTTCTTCCAGAGGCTCAACCAGGAACAGTTTCTGGGCCCTTGA
- the SLC25A39 gene encoding mitochondrial glutathione transporter SLC25A39 isoform X1 has protein sequence MPASRTFDRLPRERHFEGEGAERLSFPSRLGAWPSGLGRTGAGEGREPLPAVPESGRTLRRPQNRSYKMAGQDPGGISPLQQMVASGAGAAATSLFMTPLDVVKVRLQSQRPSVASVPCVLELMSSSRLWSLSYAKLPSSLQSTGKCLLYCSGVLEPLYLCPNGARCAIWFQDPSRFTGTVDAFVKIVRHEGTRTLWSGLPATLVMTVPATAVYFTAYDQLKAFLCGRALTSDLYAPMVAGALARLGTVTVISPLELVRTKLQAQHLSYRELGTCVRAAVAQGGWRSLWLGWGPTALRDVPFSALYWFNYELVKSWLRGLRPKDQTSVGISFVAGGISGTVAAILTLPFDVVKTQRQVALGAVEAVRVTPPHADSTWLLLRRIRAESGTRGLFAGFLPRIIKAAPSCAIMISTYEFGKSFFQRLNQEQFLGP, from the exons ATGCCTGCTTCCCGCACTTTCGACCGGCTCCCCCGAGAAAGACATTTTGAGGGAGAGGGAGCAGAGAGATTATCCTTCCCATCCAGGCTTGGGGCTTGGCCCTCCGGCCTCGGGAGGACGGGCGCGGGGGAGGGCCGGGAACCCTTGCCTGCAGTCCCAGAGAGTGGACGGACCCTTCGCCGCCCTCAG AACCGGAGCTACAAAATGGCTGGCCAGGACCCTGGGGGCATCAGTCCCCTCCAGCAGATGGTGGCATCCGGCGCTGGGGCCGCGGCCACCTCTCTCTTCA tgACCCCCCTGGACGTGGTGAAGGTACGCTTGCAGTCTCAGCGCCCCTCGGTGGCCAGTG TGCCTTGTGTTTTAGAGCTGATGTCTTCCTCCAGACTCTGGAGCCTCTCCTACGCCAAAT TGCCCTCCTCTCTCCAATCCACAGGGAAATGCCTCCTGTACTGCAGTGGTGTCCTAGAGCCTCTGTACCTGTGCCCAAATGGTGCCCGCTGTGCCATCTGGTTTCAGGACCCCAGTCGCTTCACTGGCACCGTG GATGCCTTTGTGAAGATTGTGAGACATGAGGGCACGAGGACCCTGTGGAGCGGCCTCCCAGCCACCCT GGTGATGACTGTGCCGGCCACTGCCGTCTACTTCACCGCCTACGACCAACTCAAGGCCTTCCTGTGTGGTCGAGCCCTGACCTCTGATCTCTACGCACCCATGGTGGCTGGCGCACTGGCCCGCT TGGGCACTGTGACTGTGATCAGTCCCCTGGAGCTGGTGCGGACAAAGCTGCAGGCTCAGCATCTGTCATACCGGGAGCTGGGCACCTGCGTCCGAGCAGCTGTGGCTCAAGGCGGCTGGCGCTCACTGTGGCTGGGCTGGGGTCCTACTGCCCTTCGGGATGTGCCCTTCTCAG CTCTGTACTGGTTCAACTATGAGTTGGTGAAGAGCTGGCTGCGTGGCCTCAGGCCGAAGGACCAGACCTCTGTGGGCATCAGCTTTGTGGCTGGCGGCATCTCAGGGACG gtGGCGGCCATCCTGACTCTACCCTTCGATGTGGTGAAGACTCAGCGCCAGGTCGCGCTAGGAGCGGTGGAGGCTGTGAGAG TAACACCCCCGCACGCGGACTCCACTTGGCTACTGCTGCGGAGAATCCGGGCCGAGTCGGGCACCAGGGGCCTCTTTGCAG GCTTCCTCCCGAGGATCATCAAGGCCGCCCCGTCGTGTGCCATCATGATCAGCACTTACGAGTTCGGTAAAAGCTTCTTCCAGAGGCTCAACCAGGAACAGTTTCTGGGCCCTTGA
- the SLC25A39 gene encoding mitochondrial glutathione transporter SLC25A39 isoform X3, producing MPASRTFDRLPRERHFEGEGAERLSFPSRLGAWPSGLGRTGAGEGREPLPAVPESGRTLRRPQNRSYKMAGQDPGGISPLQQMVASGAGAAATSLFMTPLDVVKVRLQSQRPSVASVPCVLELMSSSRLWSLSYAKWKCLLYCSGVLEPLYLCPNGARCAIWFQDPSRFTGTVDAFVKIVRHEGTRTLWSGLPATLVMTVPATAVYFTAYDQLKAFLCGRALTSDLYAPMVAGALARLGTVTVISPLELVRTKLQAQHLSYRELGTCVRAAVAQGGWRSLWLGWGPTALRDVPFSALYWFNYELVKSWLRGLRPKDQTSVGISFVAGGISGTVAAILTLPFDVVKTQRQVALGAVEAVRVTPPHADSTWLLLRRIRAESGTRGLFAGFLPRIIKAAPSCAIMISTYEFGKSFFQRLNQEQFLGP from the exons ATGCCTGCTTCCCGCACTTTCGACCGGCTCCCCCGAGAAAGACATTTTGAGGGAGAGGGAGCAGAGAGATTATCCTTCCCATCCAGGCTTGGGGCTTGGCCCTCCGGCCTCGGGAGGACGGGCGCGGGGGAGGGCCGGGAACCCTTGCCTGCAGTCCCAGAGAGTGGACGGACCCTTCGCCGCCCTCAG AACCGGAGCTACAAAATGGCTGGCCAGGACCCTGGGGGCATCAGTCCCCTCCAGCAGATGGTGGCATCCGGCGCTGGGGCCGCGGCCACCTCTCTCTTCA tgACCCCCCTGGACGTGGTGAAGGTACGCTTGCAGTCTCAGCGCCCCTCGGTGGCCAGTG TGCCTTGTGTTTTAGAGCTGATGTCTTCCTCCAGACTCTGGAGCCTCTCCTACGCCAAAT GGAAATGCCTCCTGTACTGCAGTGGTGTCCTAGAGCCTCTGTACCTGTGCCCAAATGGTGCCCGCTGTGCCATCTGGTTTCAGGACCCCAGTCGCTTCACTGGCACCGTG GATGCCTTTGTGAAGATTGTGAGACATGAGGGCACGAGGACCCTGTGGAGCGGCCTCCCAGCCACCCT GGTGATGACTGTGCCGGCCACTGCCGTCTACTTCACCGCCTACGACCAACTCAAGGCCTTCCTGTGTGGTCGAGCCCTGACCTCTGATCTCTACGCACCCATGGTGGCTGGCGCACTGGCCCGCT TGGGCACTGTGACTGTGATCAGTCCCCTGGAGCTGGTGCGGACAAAGCTGCAGGCTCAGCATCTGTCATACCGGGAGCTGGGCACCTGCGTCCGAGCAGCTGTGGCTCAAGGCGGCTGGCGCTCACTGTGGCTGGGCTGGGGTCCTACTGCCCTTCGGGATGTGCCCTTCTCAG CTCTGTACTGGTTCAACTATGAGTTGGTGAAGAGCTGGCTGCGTGGCCTCAGGCCGAAGGACCAGACCTCTGTGGGCATCAGCTTTGTGGCTGGCGGCATCTCAGGGACG gtGGCGGCCATCCTGACTCTACCCTTCGATGTGGTGAAGACTCAGCGCCAGGTCGCGCTAGGAGCGGTGGAGGCTGTGAGAG TAACACCCCCGCACGCGGACTCCACTTGGCTACTGCTGCGGAGAATCCGGGCCGAGTCGGGCACCAGGGGCCTCTTTGCAG GCTTCCTCCCGAGGATCATCAAGGCCGCCCCGTCGTGTGCCATCATGATCAGCACTTACGAGTTCGGTAAAAGCTTCTTCCAGAGGCTCAACCAGGAACAGTTTCTGGGCCCTTGA
- the SLC25A39 gene encoding mitochondrial glutathione transporter SLC25A39 isoform X2, whose product MPASRTFDRLPRERHFEGEGAERLSFPSRLGAWPSGLGRTGAGEGREPLPAVPESGRTLRRPQNRSYKMAGQDPGGISPLQQMVASGAGAAATSLFMTPLDVVKVRLQSQRPSVASELMSSSRLWSLSYAKLPSSLQSTGKCLLYCSGVLEPLYLCPNGARCAIWFQDPSRFTGTVDAFVKIVRHEGTRTLWSGLPATLVMTVPATAVYFTAYDQLKAFLCGRALTSDLYAPMVAGALARLGTVTVISPLELVRTKLQAQHLSYRELGTCVRAAVAQGGWRSLWLGWGPTALRDVPFSALYWFNYELVKSWLRGLRPKDQTSVGISFVAGGISGTVAAILTLPFDVVKTQRQVALGAVEAVRVTPPHADSTWLLLRRIRAESGTRGLFAGFLPRIIKAAPSCAIMISTYEFGKSFFQRLNQEQFLGP is encoded by the exons ATGCCTGCTTCCCGCACTTTCGACCGGCTCCCCCGAGAAAGACATTTTGAGGGAGAGGGAGCAGAGAGATTATCCTTCCCATCCAGGCTTGGGGCTTGGCCCTCCGGCCTCGGGAGGACGGGCGCGGGGGAGGGCCGGGAACCCTTGCCTGCAGTCCCAGAGAGTGGACGGACCCTTCGCCGCCCTCAG AACCGGAGCTACAAAATGGCTGGCCAGGACCCTGGGGGCATCAGTCCCCTCCAGCAGATGGTGGCATCCGGCGCTGGGGCCGCGGCCACCTCTCTCTTCA tgACCCCCCTGGACGTGGTGAAGGTACGCTTGCAGTCTCAGCGCCCCTCGGTGGCCAGTG AGCTGATGTCTTCCTCCAGACTCTGGAGCCTCTCCTACGCCAAAT TGCCCTCCTCTCTCCAATCCACAGGGAAATGCCTCCTGTACTGCAGTGGTGTCCTAGAGCCTCTGTACCTGTGCCCAAATGGTGCCCGCTGTGCCATCTGGTTTCAGGACCCCAGTCGCTTCACTGGCACCGTG GATGCCTTTGTGAAGATTGTGAGACATGAGGGCACGAGGACCCTGTGGAGCGGCCTCCCAGCCACCCT GGTGATGACTGTGCCGGCCACTGCCGTCTACTTCACCGCCTACGACCAACTCAAGGCCTTCCTGTGTGGTCGAGCCCTGACCTCTGATCTCTACGCACCCATGGTGGCTGGCGCACTGGCCCGCT TGGGCACTGTGACTGTGATCAGTCCCCTGGAGCTGGTGCGGACAAAGCTGCAGGCTCAGCATCTGTCATACCGGGAGCTGGGCACCTGCGTCCGAGCAGCTGTGGCTCAAGGCGGCTGGCGCTCACTGTGGCTGGGCTGGGGTCCTACTGCCCTTCGGGATGTGCCCTTCTCAG CTCTGTACTGGTTCAACTATGAGTTGGTGAAGAGCTGGCTGCGTGGCCTCAGGCCGAAGGACCAGACCTCTGTGGGCATCAGCTTTGTGGCTGGCGGCATCTCAGGGACG gtGGCGGCCATCCTGACTCTACCCTTCGATGTGGTGAAGACTCAGCGCCAGGTCGCGCTAGGAGCGGTGGAGGCTGTGAGAG TAACACCCCCGCACGCGGACTCCACTTGGCTACTGCTGCGGAGAATCCGGGCCGAGTCGGGCACCAGGGGCCTCTTTGCAG GCTTCCTCCCGAGGATCATCAAGGCCGCCCCGTCGTGTGCCATCATGATCAGCACTTACGAGTTCGGTAAAAGCTTCTTCCAGAGGCTCAACCAGGAACAGTTTCTGGGCCCTTGA
- the SLC25A39 gene encoding mitochondrial glutathione transporter SLC25A39 isoform X5: MPASRTFDRLPRERHFEGEGAERLSFPSRLGAWPSGLGRTGAGEGREPLPAVPESGRTLRRPQNRSYKMAGQDPGGISPLQQMVASGAGAAATSLFMTPLDVVKVRLQSQRPSVASVPSSLQSTGKCLLYCSGVLEPLYLCPNGARCAIWFQDPSRFTGTVDAFVKIVRHEGTRTLWSGLPATLVMTVPATAVYFTAYDQLKAFLCGRALTSDLYAPMVAGALARLGTVTVISPLELVRTKLQAQHLSYRELGTCVRAAVAQGGWRSLWLGWGPTALRDVPFSALYWFNYELVKSWLRGLRPKDQTSVGISFVAGGISGTVAAILTLPFDVVKTQRQVALGAVEAVRVTPPHADSTWLLLRRIRAESGTRGLFAGFLPRIIKAAPSCAIMISTYEFGKSFFQRLNQEQFLGP, encoded by the exons ATGCCTGCTTCCCGCACTTTCGACCGGCTCCCCCGAGAAAGACATTTTGAGGGAGAGGGAGCAGAGAGATTATCCTTCCCATCCAGGCTTGGGGCTTGGCCCTCCGGCCTCGGGAGGACGGGCGCGGGGGAGGGCCGGGAACCCTTGCCTGCAGTCCCAGAGAGTGGACGGACCCTTCGCCGCCCTCAG AACCGGAGCTACAAAATGGCTGGCCAGGACCCTGGGGGCATCAGTCCCCTCCAGCAGATGGTGGCATCCGGCGCTGGGGCCGCGGCCACCTCTCTCTTCA tgACCCCCCTGGACGTGGTGAAGGTACGCTTGCAGTCTCAGCGCCCCTCGGTGGCCAGTG TGCCCTCCTCTCTCCAATCCACAGGGAAATGCCTCCTGTACTGCAGTGGTGTCCTAGAGCCTCTGTACCTGTGCCCAAATGGTGCCCGCTGTGCCATCTGGTTTCAGGACCCCAGTCGCTTCACTGGCACCGTG GATGCCTTTGTGAAGATTGTGAGACATGAGGGCACGAGGACCCTGTGGAGCGGCCTCCCAGCCACCCT GGTGATGACTGTGCCGGCCACTGCCGTCTACTTCACCGCCTACGACCAACTCAAGGCCTTCCTGTGTGGTCGAGCCCTGACCTCTGATCTCTACGCACCCATGGTGGCTGGCGCACTGGCCCGCT TGGGCACTGTGACTGTGATCAGTCCCCTGGAGCTGGTGCGGACAAAGCTGCAGGCTCAGCATCTGTCATACCGGGAGCTGGGCACCTGCGTCCGAGCAGCTGTGGCTCAAGGCGGCTGGCGCTCACTGTGGCTGGGCTGGGGTCCTACTGCCCTTCGGGATGTGCCCTTCTCAG CTCTGTACTGGTTCAACTATGAGTTGGTGAAGAGCTGGCTGCGTGGCCTCAGGCCGAAGGACCAGACCTCTGTGGGCATCAGCTTTGTGGCTGGCGGCATCTCAGGGACG gtGGCGGCCATCCTGACTCTACCCTTCGATGTGGTGAAGACTCAGCGCCAGGTCGCGCTAGGAGCGGTGGAGGCTGTGAGAG TAACACCCCCGCACGCGGACTCCACTTGGCTACTGCTGCGGAGAATCCGGGCCGAGTCGGGCACCAGGGGCCTCTTTGCAG GCTTCCTCCCGAGGATCATCAAGGCCGCCCCGTCGTGTGCCATCATGATCAGCACTTACGAGTTCGGTAAAAGCTTCTTCCAGAGGCTCAACCAGGAACAGTTTCTGGGCCCTTGA
- the SLC25A39 gene encoding mitochondrial glutathione transporter SLC25A39 isoform X6, producing the protein MPASRTFDRLPRERHFEGEGAERLSFPSRLGAWPSGLGRTGAGEGREPLPAVPESGRTLRRPQNRSYKMAGQDPGGISPLQQMVASGAGAAATSLFMTPLDVVKVRLQSQRPSVASGKCLLYCSGVLEPLYLCPNGARCAIWFQDPSRFTGTVDAFVKIVRHEGTRTLWSGLPATLVMTVPATAVYFTAYDQLKAFLCGRALTSDLYAPMVAGALARLGTVTVISPLELVRTKLQAQHLSYRELGTCVRAAVAQGGWRSLWLGWGPTALRDVPFSALYWFNYELVKSWLRGLRPKDQTSVGISFVAGGISGTVAAILTLPFDVVKTQRQVALGAVEAVRVTPPHADSTWLLLRRIRAESGTRGLFAGFLPRIIKAAPSCAIMISTYEFGKSFFQRLNQEQFLGP; encoded by the exons ATGCCTGCTTCCCGCACTTTCGACCGGCTCCCCCGAGAAAGACATTTTGAGGGAGAGGGAGCAGAGAGATTATCCTTCCCATCCAGGCTTGGGGCTTGGCCCTCCGGCCTCGGGAGGACGGGCGCGGGGGAGGGCCGGGAACCCTTGCCTGCAGTCCCAGAGAGTGGACGGACCCTTCGCCGCCCTCAG AACCGGAGCTACAAAATGGCTGGCCAGGACCCTGGGGGCATCAGTCCCCTCCAGCAGATGGTGGCATCCGGCGCTGGGGCCGCGGCCACCTCTCTCTTCA tgACCCCCCTGGACGTGGTGAAGGTACGCTTGCAGTCTCAGCGCCCCTCGGTGGCCAGTG GGAAATGCCTCCTGTACTGCAGTGGTGTCCTAGAGCCTCTGTACCTGTGCCCAAATGGTGCCCGCTGTGCCATCTGGTTTCAGGACCCCAGTCGCTTCACTGGCACCGTG GATGCCTTTGTGAAGATTGTGAGACATGAGGGCACGAGGACCCTGTGGAGCGGCCTCCCAGCCACCCT GGTGATGACTGTGCCGGCCACTGCCGTCTACTTCACCGCCTACGACCAACTCAAGGCCTTCCTGTGTGGTCGAGCCCTGACCTCTGATCTCTACGCACCCATGGTGGCTGGCGCACTGGCCCGCT TGGGCACTGTGACTGTGATCAGTCCCCTGGAGCTGGTGCGGACAAAGCTGCAGGCTCAGCATCTGTCATACCGGGAGCTGGGCACCTGCGTCCGAGCAGCTGTGGCTCAAGGCGGCTGGCGCTCACTGTGGCTGGGCTGGGGTCCTACTGCCCTTCGGGATGTGCCCTTCTCAG CTCTGTACTGGTTCAACTATGAGTTGGTGAAGAGCTGGCTGCGTGGCCTCAGGCCGAAGGACCAGACCTCTGTGGGCATCAGCTTTGTGGCTGGCGGCATCTCAGGGACG gtGGCGGCCATCCTGACTCTACCCTTCGATGTGGTGAAGACTCAGCGCCAGGTCGCGCTAGGAGCGGTGGAGGCTGTGAGAG TAACACCCCCGCACGCGGACTCCACTTGGCTACTGCTGCGGAGAATCCGGGCCGAGTCGGGCACCAGGGGCCTCTTTGCAG GCTTCCTCCCGAGGATCATCAAGGCCGCCCCGTCGTGTGCCATCATGATCAGCACTTACGAGTTCGGTAAAAGCTTCTTCCAGAGGCTCAACCAGGAACAGTTTCTGGGCCCTTGA
- the SLC25A39 gene encoding mitochondrial glutathione transporter SLC25A39 isoform X7: protein MAGQDPGGISPLQQMVASGAGAAATSLFMTPLDVVKVRLQSQRPSVASVPCVLELMSSSRLWSLSYAKLPSSLQSTGKCLLYCSGVLEPLYLCPNGARCAIWFQDPSRFTGTVDAFVKIVRHEGTRTLWSGLPATLVMTVPATAVYFTAYDQLKAFLCGRALTSDLYAPMVAGALARLGTVTVISPLELVRTKLQAQHLSYRELGTCVRAAVAQGGWRSLWLGWGPTALRDVPFSALYWFNYELVKSWLRGLRPKDQTSVGISFVAGGISGTVAAILTLPFDVVKTQRQVALGAVEAVRVTPPHADSTWLLLRRIRAESGTRGLFAGFLPRIIKAAPSCAIMISTYEFGKSFFQRLNQEQFLGP, encoded by the exons ATGGCTGGCCAGGACCCTGGGGGCATCAGTCCCCTCCAGCAGATGGTGGCATCCGGCGCTGGGGCCGCGGCCACCTCTCTCTTCA tgACCCCCCTGGACGTGGTGAAGGTACGCTTGCAGTCTCAGCGCCCCTCGGTGGCCAGTG TGCCTTGTGTTTTAGAGCTGATGTCTTCCTCCAGACTCTGGAGCCTCTCCTACGCCAAAT TGCCCTCCTCTCTCCAATCCACAGGGAAATGCCTCCTGTACTGCAGTGGTGTCCTAGAGCCTCTGTACCTGTGCCCAAATGGTGCCCGCTGTGCCATCTGGTTTCAGGACCCCAGTCGCTTCACTGGCACCGTG GATGCCTTTGTGAAGATTGTGAGACATGAGGGCACGAGGACCCTGTGGAGCGGCCTCCCAGCCACCCT GGTGATGACTGTGCCGGCCACTGCCGTCTACTTCACCGCCTACGACCAACTCAAGGCCTTCCTGTGTGGTCGAGCCCTGACCTCTGATCTCTACGCACCCATGGTGGCTGGCGCACTGGCCCGCT TGGGCACTGTGACTGTGATCAGTCCCCTGGAGCTGGTGCGGACAAAGCTGCAGGCTCAGCATCTGTCATACCGGGAGCTGGGCACCTGCGTCCGAGCAGCTGTGGCTCAAGGCGGCTGGCGCTCACTGTGGCTGGGCTGGGGTCCTACTGCCCTTCGGGATGTGCCCTTCTCAG CTCTGTACTGGTTCAACTATGAGTTGGTGAAGAGCTGGCTGCGTGGCCTCAGGCCGAAGGACCAGACCTCTGTGGGCATCAGCTTTGTGGCTGGCGGCATCTCAGGGACG gtGGCGGCCATCCTGACTCTACCCTTCGATGTGGTGAAGACTCAGCGCCAGGTCGCGCTAGGAGCGGTGGAGGCTGTGAGAG TAACACCCCCGCACGCGGACTCCACTTGGCTACTGCTGCGGAGAATCCGGGCCGAGTCGGGCACCAGGGGCCTCTTTGCAG GCTTCCTCCCGAGGATCATCAAGGCCGCCCCGTCGTGTGCCATCATGATCAGCACTTACGAGTTCGGTAAAAGCTTCTTCCAGAGGCTCAACCAGGAACAGTTTCTGGGCCCTTGA